The genomic region CGGGCTCAGCTCCTCGTCGAGCCCTGGAACACGGCCTCGGTACGGACGGCCGAGAGCGCCGGCTACCGGCGCGAGGGTCTGCTGCGCGGCTGGCAGGAGATCGGGGGCCGGCGCCGGGACATGCTGATGTACGCCCGGCTGAACGGCGACCGCCCTTCCGATGACCGGCCACCCACCGCGAGCTGAACACGAGACGTTACGATCGCGGGCACCGCGGTGGTGCCGCGGCACCTCGAACCACCGAAATCCCCTGGAGAGCCGAGCCTTGTCCGAACCGCGTATCGGCGTATCCATCGTGACCATGGGAGACCGCCCGCAGCAGGTCGAGGCGCTGCTGGCGTCGGTGGCCATGCAGGACGCGCCCGCCTCCCGCGTGGTCGTCGTGGGCAACGGCTCGCCGCTCCCCGACTACAGCTCCTTCCCCGGCTTGGCGGGCCGGGCCGGGGGCGTGACCATGCTCGAACTCGACGAGAACCTCGGCTGCCCCGGTGGCCGCAACGAGGCCCTGAAGGCGCTCGCCGCCTTCGGCGACGTGGACGTGGTGATCGAGCTGGACGACGACGGCCTCCTGGTGGACAAGGACGTGTTCCGCAGGGTCCAGGAGCTGTACGCCGCGGACCCGCGTCTCGGCATCGTCGGCTTCCGCATCGCCGACGAACACGGCGAGACCCAGCGCCGGCACGTGCCGCGTCTGCGCGCCAAGGACCCGATGCGCCGCGGCCAGGTCACCGCGTTCCTCGGTGGCGGCCACGCGCTCTCCATGAGGATGCTCGCCGAGACCGGACCCTGGCCGGCCGAGTTCTTCTTCACCCACGAGGAGACGGACCTGTCCTGGCGGGCGCTCGACGCGGGCTGGAAGATCCTCTACGAGCCCGGCCTGCTGCTCCAGCACCCCAGGACGTCCCCGGCCCGCCACGCGGTCTACTACCGCATGACCGCGCGGAACCGCGTCTGGCTGGCCCGCCGGAACCTGCCCCTCCCCCTGGTCCCCGCCTACCTCGGCACCTGGATCCTGCTCACCGCGGCCCGCACCCGCTCGGCCACCGGCCTGCGCGCCTGGGCGGCCGGCTTCGCCGAGGGGATGCGCACCGAGTGCGGCGAACGGAACCCGATGCACTGGCGCACGGTGTGGCGGATGACGCGGCTGGGCCGCCCGCCCCTCGTCTGACCGCGCGGGCCCGGCCGCCCTTCGCTCAGCCGGTGGCCTTCCACCGGTACAGCACGTCCGGTTCCTTCTCCTCGTTCCGTGCGCCGTCGCCGTACGCCTCGGGGACGAAGCCGTGCCGCTCGTAGAAGGCGCGCGCGGCGGAGTTGCGCCGGAAGGTGTACAGACCGAGCTCGCCGCGCGAGGCCTCCTTCACCCGTTCCAGGAGCAGCGTCCCGACGCCCCGGCGCAGGGTGTCGGGCCGGAGGTAGAGCTGGTCGAGCTCGTCCCCGTCCAGCGAGGCGAAACCCAGCAGCTCCCCCGCCGCGTCCTCGGCCACCCACACCCTGCTGCCGGGCAGCACGCCATCGGTGATCCAGGCGAGCGTGTCCTCGTCGCTGTGCACCCGCGGCAGGTAGGGCAGCGCGGCGGCCCGGGACGCCAGGAAGACCCGGGTGATCGCCTCCGCGTCCCCGGTCTCCGCCGCCCTCAGCCGTACGGATGTGTCCTGAGCCATCTGCCGCGCCCCCTCGTCGGTGAACGGACAGGTATACCAGGGGCGTCCGGGGGCAT from Streptomyces sp. QL37 harbors:
- a CDS encoding glycosyltransferase; translation: MSEPRIGVSIVTMGDRPQQVEALLASVAMQDAPASRVVVVGNGSPLPDYSSFPGLAGRAGGVTMLELDENLGCPGGRNEALKALAAFGDVDVVIELDDDGLLVDKDVFRRVQELYAADPRLGIVGFRIADEHGETQRRHVPRLRAKDPMRRGQVTAFLGGGHALSMRMLAETGPWPAEFFFTHEETDLSWRALDAGWKILYEPGLLLQHPRTSPARHAVYYRMTARNRVWLARRNLPLPLVPAYLGTWILLTAARTRSATGLRAWAAGFAEGMRTECGERNPMHWRTVWRMTRLGRPPLV
- a CDS encoding GNAT family N-acetyltransferase, whose protein sequence is MAQDTSVRLRAAETGDAEAITRVFLASRAAALPYLPRVHSDEDTLAWITDGVLPGSRVWVAEDAAGELLGFASLDGDELDQLYLRPDTLRRGVGTLLLERVKEASRGELGLYTFRRNSAARAFYERHGFVPEAYGDGARNEEKEPDVLYRWKATG